A portion of the Lujinxingia litoralis genome contains these proteins:
- a CDS encoding Card1-like endonuclease domain-containing protein has translation MSEQMQYESNVEKLILLVGSNPLPNYLVARALRPECVGLVYTKETEVAKDRLKSELQRVLGNSNIVDAFVQDATCALTVRRTIARLLAQGNQIGSFELNYTGGTKVMAAHARIAFAESGGMPEQSSYLDEGGKDVQPRLRYDNGRALSLEELCSPALELQTVLALHGINHRPRSSREGAPTQDDARKILCAVLQEPELAKKLYEERIRLETLRKPKVAVSEPFQPSAYGLDLSIRGLPESEQTNSRLYKSWYKFIGGEWLEEWIGTKIGELEMTPVPEVVVGVNAFRGENRANLEVDVAVVRGHRTYFVSCTTDDTKSRCKSKLFEVAVRSRQLGGDLARAALVCLADDKTVRELQQDINDLWGATNTTRVFGLSDLKTWSACEGQQPNLYALESWMES, from the coding sequence ATGTCTGAACAGATGCAATACGAATCGAATGTTGAGAAACTTATTCTTCTCGTCGGCTCGAATCCGCTTCCAAATTACCTCGTGGCACGTGCTCTGCGACCTGAATGTGTCGGGCTTGTCTATACGAAGGAGACCGAGGTTGCGAAGGATAGATTGAAGAGCGAACTCCAGCGGGTCCTGGGCAACTCCAACATCGTTGACGCCTTCGTCCAGGATGCAACGTGTGCGCTAACTGTTCGGCGTACCATTGCGAGGCTCCTTGCTCAAGGTAATCAAATCGGTTCGTTCGAGCTAAACTACACGGGTGGCACCAAAGTTATGGCTGCACACGCGAGAATTGCTTTCGCTGAGAGTGGCGGAATGCCGGAACAATCGTCGTACCTCGACGAGGGCGGAAAGGATGTCCAGCCGCGACTTCGCTATGACAACGGGCGCGCGCTCAGCCTGGAGGAACTCTGCAGCCCGGCGCTGGAATTACAGACAGTCCTCGCCCTGCACGGTATAAATCACAGGCCCCGTTCCTCCCGAGAGGGCGCACCAACACAAGATGATGCCCGGAAGATCCTCTGCGCTGTTCTTCAAGAGCCAGAATTGGCGAAAAAACTTTACGAAGAGCGAATTCGTCTTGAAACACTGAGAAAGCCTAAAGTGGCTGTTTCGGAGCCGTTTCAACCAAGTGCTTATGGTCTAGACCTGAGTATTCGGGGTCTGCCGGAGTCCGAACAGACGAATAGCAGGCTCTATAAGAGTTGGTACAAATTCATTGGTGGTGAATGGCTCGAAGAGTGGATTGGAACGAAGATTGGCGAGCTCGAAATGACGCCAGTCCCGGAAGTCGTGGTGGGTGTTAACGCGTTCCGTGGTGAAAATCGCGCGAATCTCGAAGTGGATGTGGCGGTCGTTCGCGGTCATCGAACGTACTTTGTGTCTTGCACTACTGATGACACTAAAAGCAGGTGCAAATCCAAGCTCTTTGAGGTCGCGGTGCGGTCGCGTCAACTCGGTGGCGACCTTGCCCGCGCAGCGCTGGTCTGCTTGGCCGACGATAAGACCGTGAGAGAACTTCAGCAGGACATCAATGACCTCTGGGGGGCGACAAACACGACGCGAGTCTTCGGACTGTCAGATCTCAAAACATGGTCTGCCTGCGAAGGCCAGCAACCGAACTTATATGCGTTAGAATCTTGGATGGAGAGCTGA
- a CDS encoding RAMP superfamily CRISPR-associated protein, producing MTTQSIIPASLRVELLSDATFSRGEGTAGLVDIEVEHDSLGLPLIGGRTIRGLLRDSWLSMQPHFPDLNDAAARVLGRSKSLDDECRLRVGDAYLPEPIREAVRISLQRSVSPLGPEAILDAFTDIRYQTAEDRSCGAPEITTLRSTRVVLRGFRFKVALTWLDGYQPNSDDLQVLALCALVTRHGGLTRNRGRGHLRCTLDGDLALTRRLAEGDSKRRAS from the coding sequence ATGACAACACAGAGCATCATCCCCGCAAGTCTGCGAGTGGAACTTCTCTCGGACGCAACATTCAGTCGCGGTGAGGGCACTGCGGGCCTGGTTGACATTGAAGTCGAGCACGATTCTCTCGGGTTGCCCTTGATCGGAGGAAGGACGATACGGGGATTGCTCCGCGACTCGTGGTTGTCGATGCAGCCCCACTTTCCCGATCTCAATGATGCCGCGGCCAGGGTTTTGGGACGCAGCAAGAGCCTCGACGATGAATGTCGTCTGCGGGTTGGCGATGCATATTTGCCTGAACCGATTCGGGAGGCAGTACGCATTAGTTTACAACGCAGCGTGAGTCCATTGGGGCCGGAAGCGATCTTGGATGCGTTCACCGATATTCGTTACCAGACTGCCGAGGATAGGAGCTGCGGAGCTCCTGAAATCACGACGTTGAGGAGCACCAGGGTCGTGCTTCGGGGGTTTCGGTTTAAAGTCGCACTGACGTGGCTTGACGGCTATCAGCCGAATTCAGATGACCTGCAAGTGCTCGCGCTGTGCGCGCTGGTCACTCGCCACGGAGGGCTGACACGCAATCGGGGGCGTGGGCACCTTCGGTGTACCCTCGACGGAGATCTGGCTCTTACCCGGCGTTTGGCCGAAGGGGATTCAAAACGGAGGGCTTCGTGA
- a CDS encoding RAMP superfamily CRISPR-associated protein, protein MSGDTTTIFLPYTLTLRAPAITTALSGDPNRAVTQPFIPGSVIRGAVAARLLAEGETANSDVFRDFVLTGAVRYLHAYPELNGQRAMLVPQSWCSVKSSLESVRDLAAFDGRVTEDCDAEDLADHWPDETLVSLGVPFTTPLTSSGARTVAAPRIDARLHQQRDRIRGRPWTDKVDGREVPRGAIFSYEYLEPEQVFRGLVQVHLHATQSADAHRIGELRDDYVQRLRALLDGKPILVGRARRAGYGGDAELQFNASFMDAEQGNIAGGLTADLESGTCFRLLLASAYVGRHPVTGQLDPTALVHELHQRGLDVVIERRYWSFETVGSFNRKWRLEVPQALAASAGSVFVLRAKGAVPVTVLRRIEREGLGERRVEGFGRVMFLCHEEDTKSLVVCYDASGLGTNHAADAAQAMDPSAADQLAFLERRIVRSAAKRELDRVAADIAGRASSLPTTSLLGRIRTLFRVVCDEATARQALVHLCTWCGEEGDYALKPEARKKLQNCLCEGGTLLTWFRALTEFDHDKREWSRLVEAAGTPAPAALCSLTQRHCLTTPDAAKVILDDHAAELTVYLIDGVLAAMARRNRGGNQ, encoded by the coding sequence GTGAGCGGCGACACTACGACAATCTTCTTGCCCTACACGCTGACCCTGCGCGCTCCGGCGATCACGACGGCCCTGTCGGGCGATCCGAATAGAGCCGTCACGCAGCCGTTTATCCCGGGCAGTGTCATTCGCGGCGCAGTCGCTGCTCGATTGCTCGCCGAGGGTGAGACTGCAAATAGTGACGTTTTCAGAGACTTCGTCCTCACCGGCGCCGTCCGCTACCTACATGCCTATCCGGAGCTAAATGGCCAGCGTGCGATGTTGGTGCCGCAATCCTGGTGTAGTGTAAAGAGCAGCCTGGAGAGTGTCCGAGACTTGGCTGCGTTCGATGGCCGTGTGACGGAGGATTGTGACGCAGAAGATCTTGCGGATCATTGGCCAGATGAGACGCTCGTCTCACTTGGCGTTCCCTTCACCACACCATTGACATCGTCAGGTGCACGAACGGTCGCAGCGCCGCGAATCGATGCGCGCCTTCACCAACAGCGTGACCGTATTAGGGGGCGGCCATGGACAGACAAGGTCGATGGGCGCGAGGTTCCTCGGGGGGCTATCTTCTCCTATGAGTACCTTGAGCCGGAACAAGTTTTCCGCGGTCTGGTGCAAGTCCATCTGCACGCCACCCAGTCGGCGGATGCACATCGTATCGGAGAACTCCGGGATGATTACGTGCAGCGTCTTCGAGCGTTACTTGACGGGAAGCCGATCCTCGTGGGCCGGGCTCGCCGTGCTGGTTATGGCGGCGACGCCGAGCTCCAATTCAACGCGTCGTTCATGGACGCGGAGCAGGGAAACATCGCCGGCGGCCTGACTGCGGATCTGGAGTCCGGAACTTGCTTTCGGCTACTCCTCGCCTCCGCCTATGTCGGAAGACATCCCGTTACCGGACAGCTTGACCCTACAGCCCTGGTTCACGAACTCCATCAACGCGGCCTCGACGTGGTTATCGAGCGCCGCTATTGGTCATTTGAGACTGTCGGGAGCTTCAATCGAAAGTGGCGCCTTGAGGTACCACAAGCTCTGGCTGCATCGGCAGGCTCTGTGTTCGTGTTGAGGGCCAAGGGGGCGGTTCCCGTCACAGTCCTTCGAAGAATCGAGCGGGAAGGACTCGGTGAGCGCCGCGTCGAGGGATTCGGCCGAGTTATGTTCCTCTGCCATGAGGAGGATACGAAGTCACTTGTAGTTTGTTATGATGCAAGCGGTCTTGGAACGAACCACGCCGCAGATGCTGCGCAAGCGATGGACCCTTCGGCAGCTGACCAACTGGCGTTCTTGGAGAGGCGGATCGTGCGATCTGCGGCCAAACGTGAGCTGGACCGCGTGGCAGCGGATATCGCCGGCCGAGCGTCAAGTCTTCCAACGACGAGTTTGCTTGGCCGGATTCGCACACTTTTCCGTGTAGTTTGCGACGAAGCCACCGCACGCCAGGCACTGGTTCATCTGTGCACCTGGTGCGGTGAGGAGGGCGACTATGCTCTGAAGCCCGAGGCACGCAAAAAGCTCCAGAATTGTCTGTGTGAGGGGGGGACGCTGCTGACTTGGTTCCGCGCACTCACCGAATTCGACCACGATAAGAGAGAATGGTCTCGCCTCGTTGAGGCTGCGGGGACGCCGGCCCCGGCTGCATTATGTAGCTTAACGCAACGCCATTGCCTGACCACGCCAGACGCAGCAAAGGTAATTCTGGATGACCACGCAGCAGAGCTGACGGTGTACCTCATTGACGGGGTGCTTGCTGCTATGGCGCGACGAAATCGAGGAGGCAATCAATGA
- a CDS encoding RAMP superfamily CRISPR-associated protein, with the protein MNNAQLPLDDAMPGRPILARWVICGTLRLETAMHLGGKTSERVDKTVLRDARDGGPLLPGTTLAGALRNALADRLVGYGVEEPVSVSRLFGGGRGDDDGAQSPLIVFDAIGRFPEGQGSEIRDGVAISPTTGTAEDNKKYDYEVLPAGTSFPIRLDLLVANASQEKEQVEALATSLDALSDGETAFGAKRSRGLGRVSATWTARRFDLTTPAGWMAWAQADHEFPHNTADEDFSALDALRAAAPESLTALTVLTDARQRVVLELHLKVEGDVLIRSPGASPDAPDVSHLTSGGSPILSGTSLGGALRSQALRIARLVRHRKGDGDRLIDELFGPRFEGQRPPPGLKLFASRLRVGEAVIKGGSSPRQTRVAIDRFTQGVIPTALFDEQVQSGGEACVQLELRDPRAGELGLLLLVLKDLLSGELPVGGASAVGRGVLTGAARLTFYDGDDTEPRSAIIRPGSSPAGDAAAEIEAAIQQFVEPSSVNHEVEVAAGVIEEGVSQ; encoded by the coding sequence ATGAATAACGCCCAATTGCCCCTTGACGACGCGATGCCCGGCCGACCGATTCTGGCGCGGTGGGTGATCTGCGGGACGCTCCGGCTCGAAACCGCCATGCATCTCGGAGGGAAGACGTCCGAAAGGGTGGATAAAACGGTACTGCGAGACGCTCGTGATGGCGGCCCGTTACTCCCGGGAACTACGTTGGCAGGTGCGTTGCGCAACGCGCTCGCCGATCGGCTCGTGGGGTACGGTGTAGAAGAGCCGGTATCCGTGTCGCGCCTCTTTGGTGGCGGGCGAGGCGATGACGACGGAGCCCAAAGCCCTCTCATTGTCTTTGACGCGATCGGCAGGTTTCCCGAGGGTCAGGGGAGTGAGATCCGAGATGGTGTGGCCATCTCGCCGACCACTGGCACCGCGGAGGACAACAAGAAGTACGACTATGAAGTACTCCCTGCGGGAACGAGCTTCCCCATTCGGCTCGACCTGCTGGTGGCCAACGCGAGCCAAGAGAAAGAACAGGTCGAGGCACTGGCGACGTCGCTTGATGCACTCTCCGACGGTGAGACGGCCTTCGGAGCGAAGCGGTCACGAGGCCTTGGTCGGGTTTCAGCGACCTGGACCGCTCGGCGATTCGATCTCACCACGCCAGCGGGTTGGATGGCATGGGCTCAGGCCGATCATGAGTTTCCACACAATACCGCGGACGAAGATTTTTCGGCTCTTGATGCGCTGCGGGCAGCCGCGCCCGAATCCCTGACCGCGCTGACAGTTTTAACGGATGCGCGGCAGCGGGTTGTTTTGGAGCTCCATCTCAAGGTTGAGGGAGATGTCCTTATCCGCAGCCCTGGAGCATCTCCTGATGCACCAGACGTGTCGCATCTCACAAGCGGCGGATCTCCGATTCTCAGTGGCACAAGCCTTGGCGGTGCTCTTCGCTCGCAGGCCCTCCGAATCGCGCGACTCGTCCGTCACCGCAAGGGCGATGGGGATCGTTTGATCGACGAGCTCTTTGGTCCTCGCTTTGAGGGGCAACGCCCTCCACCCGGATTAAAACTTTTCGCATCCCGGCTTCGTGTGGGAGAGGCGGTTATCAAGGGCGGCTCGTCTCCGAGGCAGACGCGTGTTGCGATCGACCGATTTACTCAGGGCGTGATTCCGACCGCGCTCTTTGATGAGCAGGTCCAAAGCGGGGGAGAGGCGTGCGTGCAGCTTGAACTAAGAGATCCGAGAGCCGGTGAGCTCGGATTGCTCTTGCTGGTGCTCAAGGACTTGTTGAGCGGAGAGCTGCCAGTGGGGGGGGCGTCCGCGGTCGGTCGCGGTGTTCTAACTGGGGCTGCAAGGCTAACTTTCTACGATGGGGACGACACAGAACCACGCTCCGCGATCATTCGCCCGGGCTCGTCGCCAGCCGGCGATGCTGCTGCAGAGATCGAGGCAGCAATCCAACAGTTCGTCGAGCCGTCATCGGTTAATCATGAAGTGGAGGTGGCCGCTGGCGTGATTGAGGAGGGAGTTTCGCAGTGA
- the csx19 gene encoding type III-D CRISPR-associated protein Csx19, with product MSITTPSIAGCTISLFNEPTCLQILEWLAGELDLAPEGVETGLTWVLAHSDDGVTWGRFDEQANRWRLGHDAMPEVSPPILPGSLLELRVFGDDGELLIWRTDDGLCGRLLKDDEPERNTSDIDPLRPSEELRIVRGDRIRGGVGEGFTRVTDAAGAEQVLPIKVDSAQLREGKIRLLVRHYWVQNADNGTVRIAVTRLVKLTTGEQHGG from the coding sequence GTGAGCATTACGACACCGAGCATCGCGGGTTGCACCATATCGTTATTTAATGAGCCGACCTGTCTTCAAATCCTAGAGTGGCTTGCAGGGGAGCTAGACTTGGCGCCGGAAGGCGTCGAGACAGGGCTGACTTGGGTTCTTGCACACTCTGATGATGGGGTGACATGGGGACGCTTCGACGAACAAGCAAACCGATGGCGACTGGGACATGATGCGATGCCCGAGGTGTCGCCGCCGATTCTGCCAGGGTCACTCCTAGAGCTACGAGTGTTCGGCGACGACGGCGAGTTGCTTATCTGGCGCACGGACGATGGGCTGTGCGGGCGACTTCTTAAGGATGACGAGCCCGAACGCAACACGAGCGATATAGACCCACTGCGCCCGTCCGAAGAGCTGCGTATTGTTCGCGGTGACCGGATTCGAGGAGGCGTCGGCGAGGGCTTCACCCGGGTTACTGACGCGGCTGGCGCTGAGCAGGTTTTGCCAATCAAGGTTGATAGTGCTCAGCTAAGAGAGGGGAAGATCCGCCTCCTCGTCCGCCACTATTGGGTTCAAAATGCAGACAACGGCACGGTGCGCATCGCCGTGACCAGGCTCGTAAAGCTCACGACGGGGGAACAACATGGCGGCTGA